In Cyclopterus lumpus isolate fCycLum1 chromosome 9, fCycLum1.pri, whole genome shotgun sequence, a single genomic region encodes these proteins:
- the aplnra gene encoding apelin receptor A, translated as METTTGEYVDNYDYYDDNETACDFSEWEPSYSLIPVLYMLIFILGLSGNGVVIFTVWRSKSKRRAADVYIGNLAIADLTFVITLPLWAVYTALGYHWPFGVALCKISSYVVLVNMYASVFCLTCLSFDRYLAIVHSLSSSRLRSRGTMLASLGAIWFLSGLLAVPTLLFRTTVNDQNSNRTTCAMDFSLVTMNQRHEYLWIAGLSLSSSALGFLLPFLAMTIFYCFIGCTVTRHFNNLRKEDQKKKRLLKIITTLVVVFAICWTPFHVLKSMDALSYLNLAPNFCGFLRFLLLAHPYATCLAYVNSCLNPFLYAFFDLRFRSQCLCLLNLKKAMHGQMSSMSSTLSAQTQKSEIQSLATKV; from the coding sequence ATGGAGACCACCACTGGGGAATATGTTGATAACTATGACTATTATGATGACAATGAGACTGCATGTGACTTCTCAGAGTGGGAGCCCTCTTATTCCCTCATCCCGGTCCTCTACATGCTCATCTTCATCCTGGGCCTGTCAGGTAACGGTGTGGTCATCTTCACCGTCTGGAGATCCAAATCTAAACGTCGGGCTGCAGATGTCTACATAGGGAACCTGGCTATTGCGGACCTCACCTTTGTTATAACCCTGCCTCTCTGGGCCGTGTACACAGCGCTGGGCTACCACTGGCCCTTCGGTGTGGCTCTGTGCAAGATCAGCAGCTACGTTGTTCTGGTCAACATGTACGCCAGTGTGTTCTGCCTCACCTGCCTGAGCTTCGACCGCTACCTGGCCATCGTGCACTCTCTATCCAGCAGCAGGCTGCGCTCAAGGGGCACCATGCTGGCGTCCTTGGGTGCTATCTGGTTCCTGTCCGGCCTGTTGGCTGTGCCCACGCTGCTCTTCCGCACCACTGTGAACGACCAAAACAGCAACCGGACCACATGCGCCATGGACTTCAGCCTGGTCACCATGAACCAGAGGCACGAGTACCTCTGGATAGCCGGGCTCAGCCTGTCCTCCTCCGCCTTGGGTTTTCTCCTACCGTTCTTGGCCATGACCATCTTCTACTGCTTCATCGGCTGCACCGTCACACGCCACTTCAACAACCTGCGCAAGgaggaccagaagaagaagcggCTGCTGAAGATCATCACcacactggtggtggtgtttGCCATCTGCTGGACGCCCTTCCACGTGCTAAAGAGCATGGATGCCCTGTCTTACCTGAACCTGGCCCCGAACTTTTGCGGCTTCCTGCGCTTCCTGCTTCTGGCTCACCCCTACGCTACCTGCCTGGCCTACGTCAACAGCTGCCTCAACCCGTTCTTGTACGCCTTCTTCGACCTGCGCTTTCGTTCCCAGTGTCTGTGCCTGCTCAACCTGAAGAAGGCGATGCATGGCCAGATGAGCTCCATGTCCTCCACACTCAGTGCCCAGACTCAGAAGTCAGAGATTCAGTCTCTGGCCACCAAGGTGTAG